The Xiphophorus maculatus strain JP 163 A chromosome 23, X_maculatus-5.0-male, whole genome shotgun sequence genome contains a region encoding:
- the LOC102228592 gene encoding charged multivesicular body protein 1b-like isoform X1: MPNMEKHLFNLKIAAKELQHNSKKCDKEEKAEKAKAKKAIQKGNTEAARIHAENAIRQKHQSINLLRTSARVDAVASRVQTAVTMNQVTKSMSAVFKSMDATLKSMNLEKISALMNQFERHFETLDVQTVLMEDTMGSTSTLTTPQNEVDTLLREMADEAGLDLSVALPPGQTSPVASTVASAEQEELSKRLSKVRDQAS, from the exons ATGCCGAACATGGAGA AACACTTGTTTAACCTCAAGATTGCTGCCAAggagctgcagcacaactcTAAGAAATGTGACAAAGAGGAGAAGGCAGAAAAGGCGAAAGCAAAGAAG GCTATCCAGAAGGGTAACACGGAGGCAGCTAGGATCCATGCAGAGAACGCCATCCGTCAGAAGCACCAGTCCATTAACTTACTGAGGACGAGTGCCCGAGTGGACGCTGTGGCCTCTAGGGTCCAGACTGCTGTCACTATGAACcag GTCACTAAATCCATGTCAGCAGTTTTTAAATCGATGGACGCGACGCTGAAAAGCATGAATTTGGAAAAG ATCTCGGCCCTGATGAACCAGTTCGAGAGGCACTTTGAGACGTTGGACGTGCAGACGGTGCTCATGGAAGACACCATGGGCAGCACGTCCACGCTCACCACGCCTCAG AACGAAGTGGACACGCTTCTGCGAGAGATGGCTGACGAAGCGGG GTTGGATCTCAGCGTGGCGCTTCCTCCTGGACAGACCTCCCCCGTGGCTTCCACTGTGGCTTCAGCCGAGCAG GAGGAGCTTTCCAAGAGACTGTCCAAGGTGAGAGACCAAGCGTCGTAG
- the LOC102230162 gene encoding T-box transcription factor TBX22-like isoform X2, whose protein sequence is MQGLSSRAHAFSVEALVGKPSKRMKVSERRESSAAADAAGGIHSGLSEHTARQMTVAGSWRPGDAPGQSGPEESEPGAAESDSRPDREVRAELQGSELWKRFYEIGTEMIITKAGRRMFPSVRVKVRNLDPCQQYYVAMDVMPVDSKRYRYVYHSSQWMVAGNTDHSCISPRLYVHPDSPCTGETWMRQVISFDRVKLTNNEMDDKGHIILQSMHKYKPRVHIIRHDPRMDLSQIQSLPAEGVNTFSFPETEFTTVTAYQNQQITKLKIDRNPFAKGFRDPGRNRGVLDGLLESYPWRAPLSFDFKPFSIQLQGSSLSPSSSAKNFLPLSSPSPLLPFSCPDAALHALTLPLFGKASTAAPSISQPPGRVFSSLGADGLKGIPSLPPLADLPLLTALQGKKPLHCRDPCLHRSPGSSPCLVPLHSSLSPPGSSLLPHLSDITTPYCLYSYSFPLSPQLTAISRHGKLSEDTTDCLLRHPAWQQTSNHCL, encoded by the exons ATGCAGGGCCTGAGCTCCCGGGCTCACGCGTTCTCCGTGGAGGCGCTGGTGGGGAAACCCTCCAAGAGGATGAAAGTGTCCGAGAGGCGCGAGTCAAGCGCGGCTGCAGACGCGGCCGGCGGCATCCACAGCG gCCTGTCCGAACACACCGCCAGACAGATGACCGTAGCAGGTTCATGGAGGCCTGGAGACGCGCCGGGACAGAGCGGGCCGGAGGAGTCGGAGCCGGGGGCCGCGGAGAGCGACTCCCGGCCGGACAGAGAGGTCCGGGCGGAGCTGCAGGGCTCCGAGCTGTGGAAGAGATTCTATGAGATCGGAACCGAGATGATCATCACCAAAGCCGgcag AAGAATGTTTCCTTCTGTGCGCGTCAAAGTGCGCAACCTGGACCCCTGCCAGCAGTATTACGTGGCAATGGACGTCATGCCCGTGGACTCCAAGCGCTACAG gtACGTGTACCACAGCTCGCAGTGGATGGTGGCCGGGAACACGGACCACTCGTGCATCTCTCCGCGCCTCTACGTTCACCCGGACTCGCCGTGCACGGGGGAGACGTGGATGCGACAGGTGATCAGCTTCGACCGGGTCAAGCTCACCAACAACGAGATGGACGATAAGGGACAT ATCATTCTTCAGTCGATGCACAAGTACAAGCCCCGGGTGCACATCATCCGGCACGACCCTCGGATGGACCTGTCCCAGATCCAGTCCCTGCCAGCCGAAGGGGTGAACACCTTCTCCTTCCCGGAGACGGAGTTCACCACCGTCACGGCCTACCAGAACCAACAG ATCACCAAGCTGAAGATCGACAGGAACCCGTTCGCCAAAGGCTTCAGAGACCCGGGACGGAACAG gggggtTTTGGACGGCCTGTTGGAGTCATACCCCTGGAGAGCCCCTCTGAGCTTTGACTTTAAGCCTTTCTCCATCCAGCTCCAAG GAAGCTCCCTGTCGCCGAGCAGCAGTGCGAAGAACTTCCTCCCTCTCTCGTCGCCTTCACCTCTTCTTCCGTTCTCCTGCCCGGACGCCGCTCTCCACGCTCTCACCCTGCCCCTCTTCGGGAAGGCGTCCACCGCCGCGCCCTCCATTTCTCAGCCACCCGGCAGAGTCTTCTCCTCCCTGGGAGCGGACGGACTGAAAGGCATTCCTTCTCTGCCGCCTCTAGCGGACCTGCCACTTCTGACGGCGCTGCAGGGGAAGAAACCCCTTCACTGCAGGGATCCATGTCTGCACAGGTCCCCCGGGAGCTCCCCGTGCCTCGTCCCCCTACACAGCTCCCTGAGCCCCCCGGGATCATCCCTCCTGCCTCATCTCTCTGACATTACGACCCCCTACTGTCTTTACAGCTACAGCTTTCCCCTGAGTCCCCAACTCACAGCTATTTCTAGACACGGCAAACTGAGCGAAGACACCACGGACTGCCTGCTGCGGCACCCCGCCTGGCAGCAGACCTCCAACCACTGCCTCTGA
- the LOC102230162 gene encoding T-box transcription factor TBX22-like isoform X1: protein MQGLSSRAHAFSVEALVGKPSKRMKVSERRESSAAADAAGGIHSGLSEHTARQMTVAGSWRPGDAPGQSGPEESEPGAAESDSRPDREVRAELQGSELWKRFYEIGTEMIITKAGRRMFPSVRVKVRNLDPCQQYYVAMDVMPVDSKRYRYVYHSSQWMVAGNTDHSCISPRLYVHPDSPCTGETWMRQVISFDRVKLTNNEMDDKGHQIILQSMHKYKPRVHIIRHDPRMDLSQIQSLPAEGVNTFSFPETEFTTVTAYQNQQITKLKIDRNPFAKGFRDPGRNRGVLDGLLESYPWRAPLSFDFKPFSIQLQGSSLSPSSSAKNFLPLSSPSPLLPFSCPDAALHALTLPLFGKASTAAPSISQPPGRVFSSLGADGLKGIPSLPPLADLPLLTALQGKKPLHCRDPCLHRSPGSSPCLVPLHSSLSPPGSSLLPHLSDITTPYCLYSYSFPLSPQLTAISRHGKLSEDTTDCLLRHPAWQQTSNHCL, encoded by the exons ATGCAGGGCCTGAGCTCCCGGGCTCACGCGTTCTCCGTGGAGGCGCTGGTGGGGAAACCCTCCAAGAGGATGAAAGTGTCCGAGAGGCGCGAGTCAAGCGCGGCTGCAGACGCGGCCGGCGGCATCCACAGCG gCCTGTCCGAACACACCGCCAGACAGATGACCGTAGCAGGTTCATGGAGGCCTGGAGACGCGCCGGGACAGAGCGGGCCGGAGGAGTCGGAGCCGGGGGCCGCGGAGAGCGACTCCCGGCCGGACAGAGAGGTCCGGGCGGAGCTGCAGGGCTCCGAGCTGTGGAAGAGATTCTATGAGATCGGAACCGAGATGATCATCACCAAAGCCGgcag AAGAATGTTTCCTTCTGTGCGCGTCAAAGTGCGCAACCTGGACCCCTGCCAGCAGTATTACGTGGCAATGGACGTCATGCCCGTGGACTCCAAGCGCTACAG gtACGTGTACCACAGCTCGCAGTGGATGGTGGCCGGGAACACGGACCACTCGTGCATCTCTCCGCGCCTCTACGTTCACCCGGACTCGCCGTGCACGGGGGAGACGTGGATGCGACAGGTGATCAGCTTCGACCGGGTCAAGCTCACCAACAACGAGATGGACGATAAGGGACAT CAGATCATTCTTCAGTCGATGCACAAGTACAAGCCCCGGGTGCACATCATCCGGCACGACCCTCGGATGGACCTGTCCCAGATCCAGTCCCTGCCAGCCGAAGGGGTGAACACCTTCTCCTTCCCGGAGACGGAGTTCACCACCGTCACGGCCTACCAGAACCAACAG ATCACCAAGCTGAAGATCGACAGGAACCCGTTCGCCAAAGGCTTCAGAGACCCGGGACGGAACAG gggggtTTTGGACGGCCTGTTGGAGTCATACCCCTGGAGAGCCCCTCTGAGCTTTGACTTTAAGCCTTTCTCCATCCAGCTCCAAG GAAGCTCCCTGTCGCCGAGCAGCAGTGCGAAGAACTTCCTCCCTCTCTCGTCGCCTTCACCTCTTCTTCCGTTCTCCTGCCCGGACGCCGCTCTCCACGCTCTCACCCTGCCCCTCTTCGGGAAGGCGTCCACCGCCGCGCCCTCCATTTCTCAGCCACCCGGCAGAGTCTTCTCCTCCCTGGGAGCGGACGGACTGAAAGGCATTCCTTCTCTGCCGCCTCTAGCGGACCTGCCACTTCTGACGGCGCTGCAGGGGAAGAAACCCCTTCACTGCAGGGATCCATGTCTGCACAGGTCCCCCGGGAGCTCCCCGTGCCTCGTCCCCCTACACAGCTCCCTGAGCCCCCCGGGATCATCCCTCCTGCCTCATCTCTCTGACATTACGACCCCCTACTGTCTTTACAGCTACAGCTTTCCCCTGAGTCCCCAACTCACAGCTATTTCTAGACACGGCAAACTGAGCGAAGACACCACGGACTGCCTGCTGCGGCACCCCGCCTGGCAGCAGACCTCCAACCACTGCCTCTGA
- the LOC102228592 gene encoding charged multivesicular body protein 1b-like isoform X2, with amino-acid sequence MPNMEKHLFNLKIAAKELQHNSKKCDKEEKAEKAKAKKAIQKGNTEAARIHAENAIRQKHQSINLLRTSARVDAVASRVQTAVTMNQISALMNQFERHFETLDVQTVLMEDTMGSTSTLTTPQNEVDTLLREMADEAGLDLSVALPPGQTSPVASTVASAEQEELSKRLSKVRDQAS; translated from the exons ATGCCGAACATGGAGA AACACTTGTTTAACCTCAAGATTGCTGCCAAggagctgcagcacaactcTAAGAAATGTGACAAAGAGGAGAAGGCAGAAAAGGCGAAAGCAAAGAAG GCTATCCAGAAGGGTAACACGGAGGCAGCTAGGATCCATGCAGAGAACGCCATCCGTCAGAAGCACCAGTCCATTAACTTACTGAGGACGAGTGCCCGAGTGGACGCTGTGGCCTCTAGGGTCCAGACTGCTGTCACTATGAACcag ATCTCGGCCCTGATGAACCAGTTCGAGAGGCACTTTGAGACGTTGGACGTGCAGACGGTGCTCATGGAAGACACCATGGGCAGCACGTCCACGCTCACCACGCCTCAG AACGAAGTGGACACGCTTCTGCGAGAGATGGCTGACGAAGCGGG GTTGGATCTCAGCGTGGCGCTTCCTCCTGGACAGACCTCCCCCGTGGCTTCCACTGTGGCTTCAGCCGAGCAG GAGGAGCTTTCCAAGAGACTGTCCAAGGTGAGAGACCAAGCGTCGTAG